The nucleotide window TGATGGAAGACAATGAAAGCGAGACAGAGTCGTCGAGGAATATTACGAACCCGACACGTAAACGATCCAAGCGAACTCGGAAAATGGAAACGTTCGCGGCCAAGAAGAGGAAGACGAGTCAACTCGGTTACAAGACCGAGCCTGAGTGCGAACCTCCTCAAAGCTCAGCTTCTGACACAACGACGGAGGAAGATCTCGCCTTTTGTCTCATGCTGCTCTCGAGAGAcaaatggaagaagaagaagaagaacaaagcTAGCAGTAACAAAGAAGTAGTTGAAGAGATCGAGACAGAAGCATCAGAAGGTCACAACACATCGAGCAAGAAAGGAAGATTCACGTGCGAGACTTGTGGGAAAGTGTTTAAATCTTATCAAGCATTAGGTGGGCACCGAGCAAGCCACAAGAAGAACAGAGTTTCGAACAAAACAGAGCAAAGAAGCGAAACAGAGTATCCAGAGAAGAGAATCCATGAATGTCCGATATGTCTTAGGGTTTTTGCATCGGGACAAGCACTTGGAGGTCACAAGAGATCTCATGGAATTGGGAACTTGTCTgtagatcatcatcatcaagtaCGAGTGGATTCAGTGAAACAGAGGACGATAGATCTTAATCTTCCTGCACCAACCGATGAAGAAGAAGTCTCTGTTGTGTTTCAGTAAATACTGAATAAAGGTAACTAATAACAGGCTTTGCGTGATTCGGGTCGTCCAAATTTTCgtaaagtttgaatcttttttttataatattgttgGGGTCGAAGTTGAACtagaaaaatgtcatttaaaatGCAAAGGAGGCCACTTTTACATGTTCTAACGCCAATTCTTTTTTTCGTATTGGCCTCACGTCGTGTTGCCTAACCATATCAATCAAAGAACAATCAAATAAGCTTGGTTTATAAACTTCTCATGTATATGTTTATgctgtataatattttataattttggggAGTTCTTACTACTACTTTGTTATTGAAAACTACTAAATAGTGCCCACTTGAGTACTTGACTTGTCTCATGTTTCTTGTATTAGAGTTAGTCAAGGATCTGCAAAGATAAGAATCATTTTCAAGGTCTAAAGATATTATAGTCTTGTAGTAAAGAAGACGTTACTTCGATAAAGCCCTACTTCGAACTTCCAACTTCATATTCAGATTACATCTGTAGTGTACCTATATATCACAAATTTTTGCAACGAAAAAAAAACTCGAATCACTTGCCTATA belongs to Brassica rapa cultivar Chiifu-401-42 chromosome A07, CAAS_Brap_v3.01, whole genome shotgun sequence and includes:
- the LOC103830267 gene encoding zinc finger protein ZAT9 → MLVDSTSLHLFFFSSSSSSCSPYLLLKMESYYKCRFCSKSFFNGRALGGHMRSHMPSLHKFSIQDEEGERASQLNDETESDVSSSSSEKEEDKRNGLRDNKHPMMEDNESETESSRNITNPTRKRSKRTRKMETFAAKKRKTSQLGYKTEPECEPPQSSASDTTTEEDLAFCLMLLSRDKWKKKKKNKASSNKEVVEEIETEASEGHNTSSKKGRFTCETCGKVFKSYQALGGHRASHKKNRVSNKTEQRSETEYPEKRIHECPICLRVFASGQALGGHKRSHGIGNLSVDHHHQVRVDSVKQRTIDLNLPAPTDEEEVSVVFQ